One stretch of Corvus hawaiiensis isolate bCorHaw1 chromosome 1, bCorHaw1.pri.cur, whole genome shotgun sequence DNA includes these proteins:
- the LOC125334852 gene encoding collagen alpha-1(III) chain-like: MGSGRGGRCARTGIPGGVRGEGVRDPPAGESGGDRIPRLEGGRRRRRRRRRGRKGPGRRAEAGSPHMPCAAGQLQSPPPPGSRNRVGPSAGGPGGASPAPGSHPGASELSPPSFFSLPPTTPGQTMEGEFGGPGPIPARQRLHIPGHPGCRHSTGHPGLLPCYRPHRPPPRPRRRGCSRGPGCRHGTEQPGLAALRPQAARLLPASSGQLRPSARSRPQAAAAPACSGQLRPFRGSRPGRHRQLRSRLRGEREPAQTPPGMQEDGWDCGVTQLGGLWTPPRLTAWERPKSGGFSRLFIWKGKQEI, encoded by the exons ATGGGatcggggcggggcgggcggtgcGCGCGCACTGGGATCCCCGGGGGGGTGCGCGGGGAGGGGGTGCGGGATCCCCCCGCGGGGGAGTCGGGGGGGGACCGGATCCCGCGCCtggaggggggaaggaggaggaggaggaggaggaggcgggggAGGaaggggccgggccggcgggcGGAGGCGGGGAGCCCGCACATGCCCTGCGCCGCCGGCCAGCTCCAGTCTCCTCCTCCACCAGGCAGCAGGAACCGGGTGGGACCGAGcgcgggcggccccggcggcgccTCCCCCGCCCCCGGTTCCCACCCGGGCGCCAGCGAGCTGAgccccccctcctttttttctctccccccaaCAACACCCGGGCAGACAATGGAAGGCGAGTTCGGGGGGCCGGGG CCAATCCCGGCCAGGCAGCGCCTGCACATTCCCGGCCATCCCGGCTGCCGGCACAGTACGGGCCATCCCGGGCTGCTTCCGTGCTACCGGCCGCACCGGCCGCCGCCTCG cccccgccgccgcggcTGCTCCCGCGGCCCCGGCTGCCGCCACGGCACCGAGCAGCCCGGGCTGGCTGCGCTACGGCCACAGGCCGCCCGGCTGCTCCCGGCCAGCTCGGGCCAGCTCCGGCCATCTGCCCGCAGCCGCCCTCAGGCCGCGGCTGCTCCCGCGTGCTCCGGGCAGCTCCGGCCATTTCGCggctcccggccgggccggCACCGGCAGCTCCGGAGCCGCCTGCGCGGGGAGCGGGAGCCGGCGCAGACCCccccagggatgcaggaggacGGCTGGGATTGCGGGGTCACCCAGCTCGGGGGGCTCTGGACACCTCCCAGGCTGACCGCATGGGAACGGCCGAAATCCGGGGGATTTTCACGCCTGTTTATATGGAAAGGGAAACAAGAAATATAA